ATGAGCGATACGGTCGCGTCCGCGAGCAGCTCGATCTCGCGGATGATCCCGTCCCCGCCGCCGTGCCGGCCCGCGCCGCCGCTCCCGCGCCGCACAGCGTACCTGCGCACCCGGAAGGGATAGGCGTGCTCGAGCGCCTCGATGGGGGTGTTCTGGGTGTTGGTGAGATGGGTGTGAATGGCGTCCTCGCCGGGGCCCTTCGGACCGCCCCCCATCCCGCCGCCCGTCGTTTCGTAGTAGGCAAAATTTTTGCCGGTGCGCGCATCCGCCCCCCCGATCGAGAGATTGCTCATCGTGCCGCAGGAGGCCGCCGGCACGATGTCCGGGCACGCCTTCGCCAGCGCGCCCAGCACCACATCCACCATCCGCTGGCTCGTCTCGACGTTGCCGCCCGCCACCGCCGCCGGAAAAACGCTGTTCACCACCGTCCCCGCGGGGGCGATCACCTCGATGGGCGTCATGCAGCCCGCGTTGTTCGGGATGTCGTAGGGAACGAGGCAGCGCACCGCGTAGTAGGCCGCGGTCCGCGCGATGCTCTCCACCGCGTTGACGCTCCCCCGCGTCTGGGGGGCCGAGCCCGTGAAGTCCACCTTCATCCGGTCCCCGTGGATCGTCACCGCCACCCGGATGGGGACCGGCCCCGAGCCGAAGCCGTCGTCCTCCATCGCGTCCTCGAAGCGGTAGGCGCCGTCCGGAATCCCGCGGATCGCCGCCCGCGTCATCCGCTCAGAATACGCCTGAAGCGCCGCCGTGTAATCGAGGGTGCGCCGCAGGCCGTAGCGGTCCGCGATCTCGATGAGGCGCCGCTCCCCGACGCGGTTCGCCGCGATCTGGGAGAGGAGATCCCCCTTGCGCTCCTCGGGGGTGCGCACGTTGGCGAGAATGAGGGAAAGGACATCCTCCACGATCTTCCCGCGCCGGACGAGCGTAACCGGGGGGATGATGACGCCGTCCTGAAAGATCTCCGTCGTGATGCTCATCGAGCCGGGCGCGATCCCGCCGACATCGGCGTGGTGTGCGCGGTTGGCGACGTAGTAGATGAGGCGCGCCCGCCCCCGTTTTTCCTTCGCGTAGACCGGCATGATCATCGTGATGTCGGGCAGATGGTTTCCGCCGTGAAAGGG
Above is a genomic segment from bacterium containing:
- a CDS encoding hydantoinase B/oxoprolinase family protein — translated: MKAPRAFDPVLLQVFRNLFFSASEEMGVALCRSSFSPNIKERRDYSCAIFDAEGKMAAQAAHLPAHLGSMPMSVEYVIGRMALGPGDIVALNDPFHGGNHLPDITMIMPVYAKEKRGRARLIYYVANRAHHADVGGIAPGSMSITTEIFQDGVIIPPVTLVRRGKIVEDVLSLILANVRTPEERKGDLLSQIAANRVGERRLIEIADRYGLRRTLDYTAALQAYSERMTRAAIRGIPDGAYRFEDAMEDDGFGSGPVPIRVAVTIHGDRMKVDFTGSAPQTRGSVNAVESIARTAAYYAVRCLVPYDIPNNAGCMTPIEVIAPAGTVVNSVFPAAVAGGNVETSQRMVDVVLGALAKACPDIVPAASCGTMSNLSIGGADARTGKNFAYYETTGGGMGGGPKGPGEDAIHTHLTNTQNTPIEALEHAYPFRVRRYAVRRGSGGAGRHGGGDGIIREIELLADATVSLMTELREMVPYGLRGGSPGKKGRNILYRAGRRIACPGKARFEARRGDVISIQTPGGGGWGGRGK